A part of Rhopalosiphum maidis isolate BTI-1 chromosome 3, ASM367621v3, whole genome shotgun sequence genomic DNA contains:
- the LOC113556584 gene encoding LOW QUALITY PROTEIN: piwi-like protein Siwi (The sequence of the model RefSeq protein was modified relative to this genomic sequence to represent the inferred CDS: inserted 1 base in 1 codon) produces MQRPSCQMQPRVASAPQQRAPRPRGPRPAVSSDKSTALRQDPMAGVQQITAGINTLGAGDTLVPIGRGAVRGRKQIEVEHFRTLRSKSSLVKVDKKGTSGQLVKLLTNYFPITSYTNWCLYQYRVDFNPEEDRIGTKRGLLGQHRERLGEYLFDGSMLFSGSRYDPSTFDLTSIRRQNDQKVVITVKFTNVIETGDYANIQVFNLLLRNCLRHLNLTLIGRNFYDPNAKIDMAQHKLQLWPGYETTIGRYEDNILLCAEISTKVMRQETVLDFLNQCAADSNRNNDWMVNFKSGVVGTTVMTKYNNETYRIDDVDENSDPTSEFTKKDGSKMTYVQYYKEKWNLSIRGGRQPMLISKNKRSLRKSGVEDTLVYLVPELCIMTGKTDAMRHNFTLMKDMAIHTRVNPKERMDRLINFANRLLNTPDSVTELKRWNLTLSNRLVELTARTLPPEPINSGTLEYDGGNEADWTRHLRSLPMFTSAIVKHWVILAPKDCFREVNAFAQTLSKAXAMTFTLPWPTIVSMNDGRANTFLSHIEQVINETNPALILCVIPLARGDIYSLIKRKLCIDRAVPSQVVLLKNVQKNNLSICTKIAIQINCKLGGVPWIVNIPIKGMIVGFDVYHDSQRKSTSFGALVATMNDSHTSYYSCVEAHENGEELSVHFATGITKSLMKYKAKNGTLPTSIIVYRDGVGEGQIPHVHQIEVRHLQTACEQVYGSKSVPFAFVIVTKRISSRFFALSSEGPQNPRPGTIIDTVVTDPTKYDFFLVSQYVRQGTVTPTHYHVIEDTLGLHPDIMQTLTFQLTHMYYNWSGTVRVPAPCQLAHKLAYLTGQTLRHAPHTGLDESLYFL; encoded by the exons ATGCAACGTCCATCTTGTCAGATGCAACCACGTGTGGCTAGTGCCCCACAGCAAAGGGCCCCTAGGCCTCGGGGACCTAGACCTGCAGTATCCAGCGATAAAAGTACAGCTCTTAGGCAAGACCCAATGGCAGGA GTGCAACAAATAACAGCAGGAATTAACACTTTGGGTGCag gAGATACACTAGTACCTATAGGGCGTGGTGCAGTACGGGGACGAAAACAAATCGAAGTTGAACATTTTAGGACACTAAGATCTAAATCTTCATTGGTAAAAGTTGATAAAAAGg gAACTTCTGGGCAGCTAGTAAAATTGTtgacaaattattttccaatCACTTCATATACAAATTGGTGCTTGTATCAATATAGAGTTGACTTCAATCCTGAAGAAGATAGAATTGGTACTAAAAGAGGGTTATTAGGTCAGCACAGAGAACGTTTGggagaatatttatttgatggaTCAATGTTGTTTTCTGGAAGTCGATATGATCCATCA ACTTTTGATCTAACATCTATACGTCGCCAAAATGATCAAAAGGTTGTCATCACAGTGAAATTTACAAATGTAATAGAAACTGGGGATTATGCCAACATCCAAGTCTTCAACTTACTTTTACGTAATTGCCTTCGACATCTGAATCTTACATTAATTGGAAGAAACTTTTACGATCCAAACGccaaa ATCGATATGGCTCAACACAAGCTTCAACTTTGGCCGGGGTATGAAACAACAATTGGCAGATATgaagataacattttattatgtgcAGAAATATCTACTAAAGTCATGCGCCAGGAGACTGTAttggattttttaaatcagtgTGCTGCGGATAGTAATCGAAACAATGATTGGATG gtaaactTTAAAAGTGGTGTTGTGGGTACCACAGTGATGACCAAATATAACAATGAAACATACAGAATTGATGATGTAGATGAAAATTCTGACCCTACTTCAGAATTCACTAAAAAAGATGGATCTAAAATGACTTATGTGCAATATTACAAAGAA AAATGGAACTTATCGATTCGAGGTGGCAGGCAACCAATGTTgatttcgaaaaataaaagatcTTTAAGAAAATCTGGAGTTGAAGACACATTGGTGTATCTTGTTCCTGAACTATGTATTATGACTGGTAAAACTGATGCCATGAG acatAATTTCACTCTTATGAAAGATATGGCTATACATACCCGTGTGAATCCCAAAGAACGCATGGATAGACTTATAAATTTTGCAAATCGCCTTCTTAATACACCTGat tcAGTTACTGAATTGAAGAGATGGAATCTAACATTAAGTAATAGACTTGTTGAACTAACTGCTCGAACTTTACCACCAGAACCGATTAATAGTGGTACTCTAGAATATGATGGTGGCAATGAAGCAGACTGGACAAGGCATTTACGTAGTTTACCAATGTTCACCTCTGCAATTGTGAAGCATTGGGTTATTTTAGCTCCGAAAGACTGTTTTAGGGAAGTTAATGCATTTGCTCAAACTCTTTCTAAGG ACGCAATGACATTTACACTACCTTGGCCTaccat AGTCTCCATGAATGATGGCCGagctaatacatttttatcacataTTGAACAAGTGATTAATGAAACGAATCCAGCTTTGATTTTATGTGTTATTCCATTGGCACGTGGTGATATTTACAGTTTGATTAAAcgtaaattatgtattgataGAGCAG TACCTTCCCAAGTAgtacttttgaaaaatgtgCAGAAGAACAACCTGTCAATATGCACTAAAATTGCTATCCAAATCAATTGCAAGCTTGGAGGTGTTCCTTGGAtagttaatatacctataaaa gggATGATTGTTGGTTTTGATGTATATCATGACAGTCAACGTAAAAGTACATCGTTTGGAGCTTTAGTAGCTACCATGAACGATTCACATACGAGTTATTATAGTTGTGTTGAAGCTCATGAAAATGGAGAGGAACTTTCTGTTCATTTTGCTACAGGCATAACTA agtCTCTGATGAAGTATAAAGCTAAAAATGGCACATTACCTACTtccattattgtatatagggATGGAGTTGGAGAAGGTCAAATACCACATGTTCATCAGATTGAAGTTAGACATTTACAG aCTGCTTGTGAACAAGTGTATGGATCAAAATCTGTTCCATTCGCATTTGTTATAGTTACTAAGCGGATCAGTAGTAGATTTTTTGCGCTTAGTTCTGAAGGACCTCAAAATCCTCGACCTGGTACAATTATTGATACTGTCGTTACAGACCCAACCAA GTATGATTTCTTTTTAGTTTCACAATATGTAAGACAAGGTACTGTAACTCCTACCCATTATCATGTGATTGAAGACACTCTTGGACTTCATCCCGATATAATGCAAACACTTACATTTCAGTTGACTCATATGTACTACAATTGGTCG GGTACTGTACGGGTTCCTGCTCCATGTCAGTTGGCTCATAAATTAGCGTACCTCACTGGTCAGACTCTCCGGCATGCTCCCCACACTGGATTGGATGAAtcgttatactttttatag